In Thermovirga sp., a genomic segment contains:
- a CDS encoding type IV pilus twitching motility protein PilT, with product MAISLQPILAEAIRKQATDIHLGTGLYPTVRIDGDLLSLTTYGVLEAEDVRSMTGEVLTRRQIEDLEEKLEMDFSFAFTAPTGETSRFRGNCFFERGNPGMALRTIPTRIRTIAELQLPSPLSDVTKKHRGLFLVTGPTGSGKSTTLASLIQEINQTRACHIVTIEDPIEYLHTSGMALIHQREVGTDTWSFAEALKRVLRQDPDVILIGEMRDLETISAAVTAAETGHLVFATLHTQGAAQTVDRIIDVFPPHQQQQIRQQLSNVLIGACTQQLIPVPGGGRVVATDLMFATPAVRNLIREAKVSQMVSIMQTGSSFGMHTMDQDLARRVRDGVIPFDTARARAHDTKDLERLVFETSF from the coding sequence ATGGCGATATCCCTGCAGCCGATACTGGCGGAAGCGATCCGCAAACAGGCCACCGACATACACCTGGGCACGGGGCTTTACCCCACGGTGAGGATCGACGGCGACCTCCTGTCGCTGACGACCTACGGCGTCCTCGAGGCCGAGGACGTCCGCTCCATGACGGGCGAAGTCCTCACCCGCAGGCAGATAGAGGACCTGGAGGAGAAACTGGAGATGGACTTCAGCTTCGCCTTCACGGCACCCACGGGGGAGACATCCCGCTTCAGGGGCAACTGCTTCTTCGAGCGGGGCAACCCGGGGATGGCCCTGCGGACCATACCCACCAGGATAAGGACCATAGCGGAACTGCAACTGCCCTCTCCCCTTAGCGATGTGACGAAAAAGCACCGGGGGCTCTTCCTGGTGACGGGCCCCACGGGGAGCGGCAAGAGCACCACCCTGGCCTCCCTCATCCAGGAGATAAACCAGACCAGGGCTTGCCACATAGTCACCATCGAGGACCCCATCGAGTACCTGCACACTTCCGGCATGGCCCTCATCCACCAGAGGGAGGTGGGGACCGACACCTGGAGCTTCGCCGAGGCGCTGAAGAGGGTCCTGAGGCAGGACCCCGACGTGATCCTCATCGGCGAGATGAGGGACCTGGAGACCATCTCGGCGGCGGTGACGGCCGCCGAGACGGGGCACCTGGTCTTCGCCACCCTTCACACCCAGGGCGCCGCCCAGACGGTGGACCGCATCATCGACGTTTTTCCCCCCCACCAGCAGCAGCAGATACGCCAGCAACTGAGCAACGTGCTCATCGGGGCCTGCACCCAGCAACTGATCCCCGTCCCCGGCGGGGGGAGGGTGGTGGCCACCGATCTCATGTTCGCCACGCCGGCCGTGAGGAACCTCATCCGCGAGGCCAAGGTCTCCCAGATGGTGAGCATCATGCAGACGGGCTCCTCCTTCGGCATGCACACCATGGACCAGGACCTGGCCCGCCGCGTCAGGGACGGGGTCATCCCCTTCGACACGGCCAGGGCCAGGGCCCACGATACGAAGGACCTGGAAAGGCTCGTCTTCGAGACGTCTTTTTAG